In the genome of Pseudopipra pipra isolate bDixPip1 chromosome 4, bDixPip1.hap1, whole genome shotgun sequence, one region contains:
- the LOC135413545 gene encoding NELL2-interacting cell ontogeny regulator 1-like, whose product MLPPCLLRRAILTVPLVFVVVLLFMEPVRADQEAGTAIPAESRPCVDCHAFEFMQRALQDLKKTAYNLDTRTETLLLQVEKRNLCDCVAANLLN is encoded by the exons ATGCTGCCACCCTGCCTTCTGAGAAGAGCCATCCTTACAGTTCCTTTAGTTTTTGTGGTTGTACTACTCTTCATGGAGCCTGTTAGAGCTGATCAAGAAGCAGGAACAGCCATACCAGCTGAAA GCCGTCCCTGTGTTGATTGCCATGCATTTGAGTTCATgcagagggctctgcaggaTTTAAAGAAGACAGCATATAACCTAGACACACGG ACAGAAACTCTGCTTCTTCAGgtggaaaagagaaatctgtGTGACTGTGTAGCTGCCAATCTACTGAACTGA